In Drosophila simulans strain w501 chromosome 3R, Prin_Dsim_3.1, whole genome shotgun sequence, a single window of DNA contains:
- the LOC6728690 gene encoding uncharacterized protein LOC6728690: protein MSSFKKFSLCLVLSIMWTSIAASTPIRQCADSSYPQPLMVQIDDCDALPCDLWKGTEAKIDIQFVATRNTMKKLSAEVHLTSLGVTIPYDLEASRGNVCSNLLHGAYCPLDAGEDVTYQLLLPVTTNQPEVPTRLEIRLLDSDNENRVVSCFLADTRVKKPSSAV from the exons ATGTCCAGCTTCAAGAAGTTCTCCCTGTGCCTAGTGCTTTCTATCATGTGGACTTCGATTGCGGCCAGCACGCCAATTAGACAAT GTGCCGACAGCAGCTATCCTCAGCCACTGATGGTGCAAATCGACGATTGTGACGCCTTGCCCTGCGATTTGTGGAAGGGAACCGAGGCCAAAATCGACATCCAATTTGTTGCCA CTCGCAATACCATGAAGAAGCTATCAGCCGAAGTGCATCTCACCTCGCTGGGAGTGACCATACCCTATGACCTAGAAGCCTCCCGTGGCAACGTGTGCAGCAATCTGCTCCATGGCGCCTACTGTCCCCTGGATGCTGGCGAGGATGTGACCTACCAGCTGCTCCTGCCAGTCACCACCAACCAGCCGGAGGTGCCCACGCGCCTGGAAATTCGTCTTCTGGACTCCGATAATGAGAATCGAGTGGTGTCCTGTTTCCTGGCCGACACTCGGGTCAAGAAGCCCAGCTCGGCAGTCTAG
- the LOC6728691 gene encoding uncharacterized protein LOC6728691, with the protein MEVKVLVLISLGLLSLAEAQQEHPATSVKKCSGSKPFPLEVRVHNCVTPPCQIVKGSTQKFEIDFAVDKYITQLTTLVKATTLGIITVPYELPADVAAVCPNLQYGAYCPLYPTEDVSYLFSFPIGEYPEIGVKIEIYLVDQDNEIATCFVCDIKVVKGNGGNTVYELDYLN; encoded by the exons ATGGAAGTCAAGGTGTTGGTTCTGATCTCCCTGGGATTACTATCGCTGGCTGAGGCTCAGCAGGAGCATCCGGCGACGTCTGTGAAGAAGT GTTCCGGAAGTAAGCCCTTTCCGCTCGAGGTGCGTGTCCACAACTGCGTTACTCCACCCTGCCAGATTGTGAAGGGAAGTACCCAGAAGTTCGAGATCGATTTCGCCGTGGACAAGTACATCACCCAGCTGACGACCTTGGTAAAGGCCACCACACTCGGAATCATCACGGTGCCATATGAACTGCCTGCGGATGTGGCTGCCGTGTGCCCGAATCTCCAGTACGGCGCCTATTGCCCGCTGTATCCCACCGAGGATGTCTCCTATTTGTTCAGCTTTCCCATCGGCGAATATCCCGAGATCGGCGTGAAGATCGAGATCTATCTGGTGGATCAGGACAATGAGATTGCCACGTGCTTCGTGTGCGATATTAAGGTGGTCAAGGGCAACGGCGGCAATACGGTCTATGAGCTGGACTATCTCAACTAA